The Triticum aestivum cultivar Chinese Spring chromosome 3A, IWGSC CS RefSeq v2.1, whole genome shotgun sequence genome includes a region encoding these proteins:
- the LOC123062164 gene encoding serpin-Z1: MELAEAAFAMRVLRHLACAGGTAAASGANLAVSPLSIHAALALLGAGARGATLDQVVAFLGPAHAALASHVALRLLSDSPGDDGGPSVRFANGVWVDAAMRLKVAYAALVSQHYRAQALPASFKDMPEEARTQINRWFESLTAGRIKGLLPQGSINGATLAVLGNALYFKGAWCRKFDPRLTLDDTFHLPAGGSVRAPFMSSSDRQQHVACRSGYKVLRLPYARGRERRYFSMYIYLPDERDGLQSLLHRLGSDPALLESSTTLTAQVPVGAFKVPRFTISCKTDATELLQDLGLRLPFAPLAADFSEMLDSAAPLVVSAVFHQSFVEVNEEGTEAAAASAVVASFGAAAVRTPVQVVDFVADHPFVFLIKEELSGVVVFAGQVINPLVP; this comes from the exons ATGGAGCTCGCGGAGGCCGCCTTCGCCATGCGCGTGCTCCGCCACCTCGCCTGCGCTGGTGGCACGGCGGCCGCATCGGGCGCCAACCTCGCAGTCTCCCCTCTCTCCATCCACGCCGCGCTGGCGCTGCTCGGCGCGGGCGCCCGGGGCGCCACGCTCGACCAGGTCGTCGCCTTCCTCGGCCCCGCGCACGCCGCGCTCGCGTCCCACGTCGCGCTGCGCCTCCTCTCCGACAGCCCCGGCGACGACGGCGGGCCCAGCGTGCGCTTCGCCAACGGCGTGTGGGTCGACGCCGCCATGCGCCTCAAGGTCGCCTACGCCGCCCTCGTCTCCCAGCACTACCGCGCCCAGGCGCTCCCGGCGTCCTTCAAGGACATG CCAGAGGAGGCGAGAACCCAGATCAACCGGTGGTTCGAGAGCTTGACGGCGGGCCGGATCAAGGGCCTCCTGCCCCAGGGCTCCATCAACGGCGCGACGCTGGCCGTGCTCGGGAACGCGCTCTACTTCAAGGGCGCCTGGTGCCGCAAGTTCGACCCCCGGCTCACCCTCGACGACACCTTCCACCTCCCCGCCGGCGGCAGCGTCCGCGCGCCCTTCATGTCGAGCAGCGACCGCCAGCAGCACGTCGCCTGCCGCTCCGGCTACAAGGTGCTGAGGCTGCCGTACGCGCGCGGCCGCGAGCGGCGGTACTTCTCCATGTACATCTACCTCCCCGACGAGCGCGACGGACTGCAGAGCCTGCTGCACAGGCTGGGGTCCGACCCGGCGCTGCTGGAGAGCTCCACGACGCTGACGGCCCAGGTCCCGGTCGGCGCCTTCAAGGTGCCCAGGTTCACCATCTCGTGCAAGACGGACGCGACCGAGCTGCTGCAGGACCTCGGCCTGCGCCTGCCGTTCGCGCCCCTCGCCGCCGACTTCTCCGAGATGCTGGATTCGGCGGCGCCGCTCGTCGTGTCGGCTGTCTTCCACCAGTCCTTCGTCGAGGTGAACGAGGAAGGGACGGAGGCGGCCGCGGCGAGTGCCGTTGTTGCGTCCTTTGGCGCCGCGGCGGTGAGGACGCCGGTTCAGGTTGTGGACTTCGTGGCCGACCACCCGTTCGTGTTCTTGATCAAGGAGGAGCTCAGCGGCGTCGTGGTTTTCGCCGGGCAAGTGATCAATCCGTTGGTTCCATGA